The proteins below come from a single Streptomyces sp. MRC013 genomic window:
- a CDS encoding NUDIX domain-containing protein: protein MQNTRCAQCGTPFADPAAPWPRTCPACATTAYRNPLPVAVALLPVAGPRGTGLLVVTRAVEPERGGTALPGGFIDHAEDWREAVVRELREETGAEASAHDVRLADAMSSPGGHLLLFGLLPERPASSLPPSAPTAETTGHHVLYAPDRLAFPLHTEAARKWFAGAYGRPRTD, encoded by the coding sequence GTGCAGAACACCCGTTGCGCCCAGTGCGGCACCCCCTTCGCCGACCCCGCCGCCCCCTGGCCCCGCACCTGCCCCGCCTGTGCGACGACCGCCTACCGCAACCCCCTCCCCGTCGCGGTCGCCCTCCTTCCCGTCGCGGGCCCGCGGGGCACCGGCCTGCTGGTCGTCACCCGCGCCGTCGAACCCGAACGGGGCGGCACCGCCCTCCCCGGAGGCTTCATCGACCACGCCGAGGACTGGCGGGAGGCCGTCGTCCGGGAACTCCGCGAGGAGACCGGTGCCGAGGCGTCCGCCCACGACGTGCGCCTGGCCGACGCCATGAGCTCACCCGGCGGCCACCTCCTCCTCTTCGGCCTCCTGCCCGAACGCCCCGCGAGCTCCCTGCCACCCTCCGCCCCCACCGCCGAGACCACCGGCCACCACGTCCTGTACGCCCCGGACCGCCTCGCCTTCCCCCTGCACACCGAGGCGGCCCGCAAGTGGTTCGCCGGCGCCTACGGCCGGCCCCGTACGGACTAG